A stretch of the Myxococcaceae bacterium JPH2 genome encodes the following:
- a CDS encoding protein kinase — translation GLLVLDLGRVERISSFGVRRWSEFAAKLPAGALGMYVVHAPPVVVDQLNMVEGFAGVTRVLSVLAPYTCRTCAEDRLRVVNLVDDAAVLAEGKAPAHACPVCANPLEFADQPSEFFDYGLRQQFGTVDPVVMRYLRASMPAEQPELASHLKIIQDDITYITLASALKGDLNVRRLASGLEGRVAFDFSHVKVVEPEALGKLEQVLETAAQGAQVVMCRVPPPALAALARSSKQLPARMATLWLPCECRHCGQLSHQRIQAHEYLSRLRAQQSFESACPICGGSARVPSMPQLQGFLGRTPLTDRPLEDIEGLEPRALSQYLFGTANAEGSGSKQGASTDISNSLSGTKLQILRRLGQGGMAEVFLAKQVGVKGFEKYVVMKKILAQFAENPEFVDMLFAEARANARLTHPNVVQTFDVGVSDGVAYILMEYVRGPDLKKLINELRRKGLALPLEHALRIVAEVAAGLHYAHSYVDPGGTPHPVVHRDVSPHNVLISLDGAIKLSDFGIAKVAGEENTQAGVLKGKISYISPEAASGRPLDARNDVFALGVVLFELLTGQLPFRRDHDAATLTAIVRDPAPVPSQLKPAIPQDVSDLILRALVKDPARRTPSAAAMREEIEAVMAHHRLNSSPAAVAQYFKDTLGDRLAEFTPAAAAGTGSHPRPMPVGTGSGSLPSVSTGSGEMAAPGGQRGSGSGPRPAVTGSGSGPRPATVGTGTPPRPPTAPSGSSRVVPPPAPTLPEFSELEPQERTEVVPLDAALSPAMSMPPRPPVPAPPRPSNPAHAPVRPSVAAPAVAPGAPRPSMPATPAVAPGAPRSSSPAAPAVAPGAPRSSSPAAPAVAPSVSRPSMPAAPAVAQGAARPSVSVEPVAARRSPFVWGALAVGGLLVVGGAAVLFSGGSGSRFVGVAPDEHVYVGGLRADDSAVPGGEPGATLFVSTAMEGKLRRFGTTQSRDHIDVRTLADAPASLPAATGHLTIQAGPSGCQVKVGDAVLPTPTPVAKAPIEAGRELKVLVSCAGQPARELWVMAVPGQEITVPARTQD, via the coding sequence CGGGCTGCTGGTGCTGGACCTGGGGCGCGTCGAGCGCATCAGCTCGTTCGGCGTGCGGCGCTGGAGCGAGTTCGCCGCCAAGCTGCCCGCGGGCGCGCTGGGCATGTACGTGGTGCATGCGCCGCCGGTGGTGGTGGATCAGCTGAACATGGTGGAGGGCTTCGCCGGCGTCACGCGCGTGCTGTCCGTGCTGGCGCCCTACACCTGCCGGACCTGCGCCGAGGACCGCCTGCGGGTGGTGAACCTGGTGGACGACGCGGCGGTGCTGGCCGAGGGCAAGGCCCCCGCGCACGCGTGCCCCGTGTGCGCCAATCCGCTGGAGTTCGCGGATCAGCCGAGCGAGTTCTTCGACTACGGCCTCCGCCAGCAGTTCGGCACGGTGGACCCGGTGGTGATGCGCTACCTGCGGGCCAGCATGCCCGCGGAGCAGCCGGAGCTGGCCTCGCACCTGAAGATCATCCAGGACGACATCACGTACATCACGCTGGCGAGCGCGCTGAAGGGCGACCTCAACGTGCGACGGCTGGCGTCCGGGTTGGAGGGCCGCGTCGCCTTCGACTTCAGCCACGTGAAGGTGGTGGAGCCCGAGGCGCTGGGCAAGCTGGAGCAGGTGCTGGAGACGGCGGCGCAGGGCGCCCAGGTGGTGATGTGCCGCGTGCCGCCTCCCGCGCTGGCGGCGTTGGCTCGTTCGTCCAAGCAGCTGCCCGCGCGCATGGCCACGCTGTGGCTGCCGTGCGAGTGCCGCCACTGCGGGCAGTTGAGCCATCAGCGCATCCAGGCCCACGAGTACCTGTCGCGGCTGCGCGCGCAGCAGTCCTTCGAGAGCGCGTGCCCCATCTGCGGCGGCAGCGCGCGCGTGCCCTCCATGCCCCAGCTCCAGGGGTTCCTGGGACGCACGCCGCTGACGGACCGGCCGCTGGAGGACATCGAGGGGCTGGAGCCGCGCGCGCTCAGTCAGTACCTGTTCGGCACGGCGAACGCGGAGGGCTCGGGGAGCAAGCAGGGCGCGTCCACGGACATCTCCAACTCCCTGAGCGGCACGAAGCTCCAGATTCTTCGCCGCCTGGGGCAGGGCGGCATGGCCGAGGTGTTCCTCGCCAAGCAAGTGGGCGTGAAGGGGTTCGAGAAGTACGTCGTGATGAAGAAGATTCTCGCGCAGTTCGCCGAGAACCCCGAGTTCGTGGACATGCTGTTCGCGGAGGCGCGCGCCAACGCGCGACTCACACATCCCAACGTGGTGCAGACCTTCGACGTGGGCGTGTCCGACGGCGTCGCGTACATCCTGATGGAGTACGTGCGCGGCCCGGACCTGAAGAAGCTCATCAACGAGCTGCGCCGCAAGGGACTGGCGCTGCCGCTGGAGCACGCGCTGCGCATCGTGGCGGAGGTGGCGGCGGGCCTGCACTACGCGCACAGCTACGTGGACCCGGGCGGCACGCCGCACCCGGTGGTGCACCGCGATGTCAGCCCGCACAACGTGCTCATCTCGCTGGATGGCGCCATCAAGCTGAGCGACTTCGGCATCGCCAAGGTCGCGGGTGAGGAGAACACCCAGGCGGGCGTGCTGAAGGGGAAGATTTCATACATCTCCCCGGAGGCCGCGTCCGGGCGTCCGCTGGATGCGCGCAACGACGTGTTCGCGCTGGGCGTGGTCCTCTTCGAGCTGCTCACCGGCCAACTCCCGTTCCGTCGCGACCACGACGCGGCCACGCTGACGGCCATCGTGAGAGATCCGGCGCCGGTTCCCTCGCAGCTCAAGCCCGCGATTCCGCAGGACGTCTCCGACCTCATCCTCCGCGCGCTCGTGAAGGATCCAGCGCGGCGCACGCCGTCTGCCGCGGCGATGCGCGAGGAGATCGAGGCGGTCATGGCGCACCACCGCCTCAACTCGTCTCCGGCGGCGGTGGCGCAGTACTTCAAGGACACGCTGGGGGATCGGCTCGCGGAGTTCACGCCCGCCGCCGCCGCCGGCACTGGCAGTCATCCCCGGCCCATGCCGGTGGGCACGGGCAGCGGGAGCCTTCCCTCGGTGAGCACGGGCTCGGGCGAGATGGCGGCTCCGGGCGGCCAGCGAGGCTCGGGCAGTGGTCCTCGGCCGGCGGTGACGGGCTCGGGCAGTGGCCCGCGTCCCGCGACGGTGGGGACGGGCACGCCTCCGCGCCCGCCGACCGCTCCGTCTGGCTCCTCGCGCGTGGTGCCTCCGCCCGCGCCCACGCTCCCGGAGTTCTCCGAGCTGGAGCCTCAGGAGCGCACCGAAGTGGTGCCGCTCGACGCTGCGCTGTCCCCGGCCATGTCGATGCCCCCGCGTCCGCCGGTGCCCGCGCCGCCTCGGCCGTCGAATCCGGCTCACGCGCCGGTGCGGCCTTCGGTCGCCGCTCCCGCGGTGGCGCCCGGCGCGCCGCGCCCGTCGATGCCCGCCACGCCGGCTGTTGCGCCCGGTGCTCCGCGCTCGTCATCGCCCGCGGCTCCGGCGGTGGCGCCCGGTGCTCCGCGTTCGTCATCGCCCGCGGCTCCCGCGGTGGCTCCCAGTGTTTCGCGTCCTTCGATGCCCGCCGCTCCCGCGGTGGCGCAGGGGGCGGCGCGTCCCTCTGTGTCCGTCGAGCCGGTGGCGGCGCGGCGTTCTCCCTTCGTCTGGGGGGCGCTCGCGGTGGGCGGGTTGCTGGTGGTGGGCGGGGCCGCGGTGCTCTTCAGCGGTGGCTCCGGCTCGCGCTTCGTGGGCGTGGCCCCGGACGAGCATGTCTACGTGGGTGGCTTGCGTGCCGATGACAGCGCGGTGCCCGGGGGCGAGCCGGGCGCGACGCTGTTCGTGTCCACGGCGATGGAGGGCAAGCTGCGGCGCTTCGGGACGACCCAGTCTCGGGACCATATCGATGTGCGGACGTTGGCGGACGCGCCCGCGTCACTGCCGGCGGCCACGGGGCACCTGACGATTCAAGCG